GCGATGGATGAAAGCAAGAATAGCTTCTATGCGTTGGAATGGGCAGTGGAACATCTCAGAGATGTTATTAGCGCAGAACCGGAAACCGATCAAGCAGGTGGTTTACTGACGTTGGTTCATGTCCATCCAACTTACCTTCAATATATCTACCCTTCTGGTGGAACTggtgaaacaagaaaaaaatcatctctttttcatttgtataaaattttCTATGCATGAATTATGGGAATTGATTCACATACATATTACGGGATTTGAATTATTCATAGCTTCGGCGGTGTATGCGACAGATTCAGTTCCAGAA
This Brassica napus cultivar Da-Ae chromosome C6, Da-Ae, whole genome shotgun sequence DNA region includes the following protein-coding sequences:
- the LOC106417078 gene encoding uncharacterized protein LOC106417078; translated protein: METYVDAIGVDTEATTTMGKHNKKKLKVMVAMDESKNSFYALEWAVEHLRDVISAEPETDQAGGLLTLVHVHPTYLQYIYPSGGTASAVYATDSVPESMKKAREESTIKLFTRSLEICRGKMVRDM